Below is a window of Spirochaetota bacterium DNA.
CGCGGGGGCCGGCGAACCCGATGAGCGCCTTGGGCTCGGCAATGTTCACATCGCCCAGCATGGCGAAACTCGCGGTAACACCGCCGGTGGTCGGGTCGGTCATTATCGAAAGATACGGTATCTTCTTTTCGGCAAGCTTGGCAAGCCCGGCGGACGTCTTCGCCATCTGCATGAGCGAAAGTATGCCTTCATGCATACGCGCACCGCCCGAGCAGGACACGATGATGCACGGTATCGATCCTTCATACGAACGCATGATGGCGCGGTATATCTTTTCGCCCACCGCGCTCCCCATGCTGCCGCCGAGAAAATTGAAATCCATGACGGACAGTGTGACACGGTGGCGCCCGATCTTCGCATAGCCGGTCACGACGCCCTCTTGTATCCCCGTCTTTTCAATGGCTTTTTTCACTTTTGCCGGATATGTCCCGGCGCTGTCCACGAACACGAGAGGATCGGCGGAGGTTATCTCGGCATTGAATTCCTCGAATCCGTTCTCTTCGATAAGGAGCGCGATACGCTCATCCAGCGTCAGCCGAAAATGATTGCCGCAGCTCGTACACACCTTGTGGTTCGCATCGAGGTCCTTGCGGTATATGATGCTCCCGCAGACGCAATTGACCCATTGTGCGGGCGCTTCGGCCTCAGCGGACCGTGTCGTCGGTCGTACTATCGTATACTTCGGTTTAATGAACCATTTCATGCCGTTCCTCGCGGAGGGCAATTGTATACAGTCATATATTTTTGTCAACCGGCCGACGCAGTCCGGCAGATCAGCCGACGCATTGAATTTTTGACGATTTTCCTGTATCGTTCCATCATTCTTCCGGACAGCAAGCGAGGCCCCCATGATCCGAGGCATTCTTCAGATCATTGCATCCTTCATACCCGTTGCCTTTATGGCATTCGTCCTGTCGCAATGCCAGGACCCCTATAAAACGTCCTTCCCGCCGCCGGCCGATGTGACCGAAGTAAAAGCGGCCTTCCCCCGGCAGATCGGTTCGGTAAGTGCTGCCATCGTCTCGCCCTCGCGCGGGTACTATCGCGCTGATTACGGCACGGCAGCGTCGATACGCGTACATCTCTACCGCACATCGTCGGAAGCGAACGATGCGCTCTTCGCCTATCGCATGCGCAAAAGCGGGACGACGACGGAACGCGAACGCTATATCAAATCCGAGGTGATCACCGAAGGGAAATTGTTCTCCTATTCCGTCGGGGATAAAAGCGCGTACACTACGACGGACGGGAATGAGGGCTTCTATTGGATAAACGACAACACGGTGTTCTCCATAGAGGGTCGCACGAAGACGATAGTTGAAGCGCTCGCACGTGCGTATCCGTATATCGAACCGCTCGCGGAACATGAAAAGTCCATCATAACGAAACTCACCGATATCACCCCATTGATACCGGCGGGCATATGCGCGTTGTGCTTCATCCTCTGCGCCGTGCTCTTCGTCGCCGGCATCTTTTCCATCGGCGAAACGGCTTCGATACGCCGACCGACGGGAGATATCCCTCCCGCATCCATGGATGAGCTCATACGCCGTCTGCGCGAACTGTCCGTCGTCGGCCCCGTTGAAGCGGTATCCGGCAGGAAGAACACCCTCGTGCTCCGCTGGAATTTCCTCAATGCGCGCTGGTTCAGCCCTGCCGAGATCGCCGGTGAGCACAAAGTGTGGGAGATGCATCTGCGTTTCGATGACGCGAAGCATGCAGTGTATGTGAGCGATGAGAAGCGCACCGCACGCATCGCCATCGGCGTTGACGGCGGGACGAACATCTCGTTCTCAGGCGCGTTCTCGCTCTTCAAAGGCATCATCAATGAAAGCGAACACGGTTTCGGAACGGGGTTCGATGCCATGCGCTCCGCCGATAAGGACCGTATCATTGCATACGGATACAGCACCGGGATCATCAAACGACCGGTTCGCGAGATAATTCTTACTGCAGGATGGTCATGGGAGCCCAGGGTATTTCTCCCGTGAGCGGACGAAGCTCCAGGGTACGACGCGGGATGGTCCGCGTCATTGGTATCGCTGCTTTCATGCTCGCCTCCTCATCGTTCATCGTCGCTGCGGAGGAACGTACGCCGTTCTTCAACGGCGGAATGTTCTATCATGGCGGATACGGCTCGATAGCGTACGGCAGCGGCATCAATGGCTATGCGAACGGCCTCGGCGGGAGGCTCGCGCTTGCGCTCTTGCCGAACCTGCGCATCGGCGGCATGGGGTTCGCAAGCAGTTTCTCCTATACATCGGCAGGCGTGAGCGATAGTTATTACAGCGTCGGTTTCGGCGGAATGACCGCGGAAGCGCATCTCTCTTTTCACCCCATTCGCTTCTCCCTTGGCGCGCTTGTCGGCGGCGGGGCGATACGGCAGCTCCATGTCGAAACGGTGAACGGCGACAGCAGCCGCACCGTGCGCCTTGAACACTATGCTTCGTTCATCCTCATGCCGTACCTCATCACCGAATTCGTCATAAGCGATGTGATCTCGATCGCGCTCATGGCGGATTGGGTGCTGGGGAGCCGATTCGCCGGCGGATATTCCTACGGACAACGCATCCATATCGGCTTGTTATTCAATCGATAAAGGCGGCAACAGATGGTGACGGACACACGCATTACCGAGCTCGCAACGATACTCATCGATTATTCCACAGCGCTCACGCGCGGCGAGACGGTGTACATCGACTGCATCGGGAACGACGGGCTCCCCCTCGCGCGCGAAGTGATACGCATCGCCGCCGTTCGCGGCGCCGTACCGTATTGGAATTCCTTCGACGATTCGCTCTCCGCAGCGTTCTTCGCCAATGCCGACGAGGGGCAGCAGAAGGCATTTGCGGATTTCCATCAGAAGAACATGGCCGCGTCCGACGCATACATCGGCATACGTTCATCGTCAAATCCGTACGACGCGTCCCTCGTGCCGACGGATAAGCAGCGGTTGAAACGGAAATATTTCTGGACGAACGTGCACGAGCACACGCGCCTGAAGAAGAAATGGTGCGTGCTCCGCTACCCCAACGACGCCATGGCGGTGCTCGCGAAGAAAAGCACCGTCGCTTTCGAGGATTTTTATTTCCGCGTCTGCAATCTCGACTATGACCGCTTCTCCCGGGCAATGACGCCGCTTCATTCGCTCATGGAGCGAACGGATACAGTGCGCATCGCCGGTCCCGGAACCGACATAACCTTCTCGATAAAGAACATGCCCGCGCTCAAATGCGACGGCCACCGCAACATCCCCGACGGCGAAGTGTACTGCGGACCGGTGCGGGACTCCATAAACGGCGTCATCCAGTACAACACGCCGACCAATTACGACGGTCATTCATTCGCGAACATGCGCTTCGAGGTAAAGAACGGACGCATCGTCGACTACCGCGCCGAGGGCGATAAAAAACAGCTCGATGCTCTATTCGCCACCGACGATGGTGCACGCTTCTTCGGCGAATTCTCGCTCGGGCTGAACCCCCATGTCGATATCCCCATGTGCGACACGCTCTTCGACGAGAAGATATACGGCTCGCTCCACTTCACACCGGGCAATTGCTATGAGCAGTCCGATAACGGCAATAAGTCGGCGATACACTGGGACCTTGTCCTGATACAGACGGCGGACTACGGCGGCGGCGAAGTATGGTTCGATGATACGCTGATCCGAAAGGACGGGGAATTCGTCATCGAAGCGCTTGCGCCGCTCACCCGCGGAGCGCTCATCGCATGAGCATTGCGGGGAAGTTACTCAGCCGCTATGATGCGGCGGACTGGCTCCTGAAACAGAAAGCCCGTACGCTCCTTCTTGTCGTAAGCATTGGGATGCTCGCCGCGCTCGTGGACGGCGTACTTACCTCGCTCTTTCTCGGCCGTATCGCCCCGACCGTATATTCGGATACGGTACTGCTCGTGATGTCGGCGGTCACCCTTCTGCTCCTCGTGCGCGGGCGCTATATCCCGGCGAGTACGCTCGCAAGCATTGCGATCCTTTTCGGGCTCTGCTTTTCACGCTACCTCAGCACCGGCCTGTACGCGAGCGACCCCGCATACGACGTGTCGCAGAACGCGGTCAATCTCATGCTCGTCATCGTGTTCACCGCGCTCATTGCCGAGCGCTATGCCCAGCTTGCGGCGATGATCGTTATTTCCATCATTGTTACCGGGGGCTACGGGGTCGCCCTGCGCGCGCGCGTGCTGCCGGCGAGTTTCAGCACCTATGACTCCATTTTTCTAAGCAAGCTGCTCTTCGTATCGCTGACCGGGCTTATGACATCGCTCCTCTTTTTCAGCAATCGCGCGGCCGTTCGCGTAGCCCGAAGCGAAGCACGCGCAAGCCGTTCGAACGAGGAGAATTTCAGGACGATATTCAATTCGGTCAACGATGCGATCTTTGTGCACGATATCGCGACCGGAACGATAGTCGATGTGAACGACCGGATGTGCGAGATGTACCGCGTGACACGCACCGAGGCGCTGACCAATTCCGTCGGCACCATGTCGGCGAACATACCGCCCTACACCGACCGCGATGCGGAGGCATGTTTCTTCCGGGCGCGGACGGAAGGGCCGCAGCTTTTTGAGTGGCTGGCGAAGGACAGCACCGGCAGGACGTTCTGGGTGGAGGTGAACATGCGCCGTGCGGTCATCGGCCCCGAGGAACGCATACTCGTCGTCGTCCGCGACATATCGCAGCGTAAAGCAGCCGACGAGAGGATCACCGCGTACACCGTTGAGCTCGAACGTTCCAACCGCGAGCTTAAGGACTTTGCGTTCGCCGCCTCGCACGATCTGCAGGAACCCCTGCGCAAGGTGCGTGCGTTCGGGGATCTCCTCGCAACGAGGTTCGGCGCCGAGCTCAATGCCGAAGGCCGCGAATATATCGCCTATATGCAGAGCTCCACGGAACGCATGCAGACGCTCATCTCGGACCTTCTCGCCTATTCACGTATCGGTGCCGTCGCCGATTACGCGTCACTCCCGCTCGATACCGCGCTCGATGATGCGCTCGTCCTGCTTGAACAGGAGACCGCCCGCTCGAAGGCCATTATCACGCGTACGCCGCTCCCG
It encodes the following:
- a CDS encoding ATP-binding protein — encoded protein: MSIAGKLLSRYDAADWLLKQKARTLLLVVSIGMLAALVDGVLTSLFLGRIAPTVYSDTVLLVMSAVTLLLLVRGRYIPASTLASIAILFGLCFSRYLSTGLYASDPAYDVSQNAVNLMLVIVFTALIAERYAQLAAMIVISIIVTGGYGVALRARVLPASFSTYDSIFLSKLLFVSLTGLMTSLLFFSNRAAVRVARSEARASRSNEENFRTIFNSVNDAIFVHDIATGTIVDVNDRMCEMYRVTRTEALTNSVGTMSANIPPYTDRDAEACFFRARTEGPQLFEWLAKDSTGRTFWVEVNMRRAVIGPEERILVVVRDISQRKAADERITAYTVELERSNRELKDFAFAASHDLQEPLRKVRAFGDLLATRFGAELNAEGREYIAYMQSSTERMQTLISDLLAYSRIGAVADYASLPLDTALDDALVLLEQETARSKAIITRTPLPSLMADRGQMRQLFQNLISNALKFRKPDIPPHITIASEVDGDHAVITVSDNGIGFDKQYTDKIFVIFQRLHGRSEFSGTGIGLAICKKIIETLGGTIRAESTVGEGSRFIIRLPLTRHDRNNEG
- the accD gene encoding acetyl-CoA carboxylase, carboxyltransferase subunit beta; this translates as MKWFIKPKYTIVRPTTRSAEAEAPAQWVNCVCGSIIYRKDLDANHKVCTSCGNHFRLTLDERIALLIEENGFEEFNAEITSADPLVFVDSAGTYPAKVKKAIEKTGIQEGVVTGYAKIGRHRVTLSVMDFNFLGGSMGSAVGEKIYRAIMRSYEGSIPCIIVSCSGGARMHEGILSLMQMAKTSAGLAKLAEKKIPYLSIMTDPTTGGVTASFAMLGDVNIAEPKALIGFAGPRVIEQNIRQKLPEGFQRSEFVQDHGFVDVIVDRRQMKGTIIQLLDFFAD
- a CDS encoding aminopeptidase; this translates as MTDTRITELATILIDYSTALTRGETVYIDCIGNDGLPLAREVIRIAAVRGAVPYWNSFDDSLSAAFFANADEGQQKAFADFHQKNMAASDAYIGIRSSSNPYDASLVPTDKQRLKRKYFWTNVHEHTRLKKKWCVLRYPNDAMAVLAKKSTVAFEDFYFRVCNLDYDRFSRAMTPLHSLMERTDTVRIAGPGTDITFSIKNMPALKCDGHRNIPDGEVYCGPVRDSINGVIQYNTPTNYDGHSFANMRFEVKNGRIVDYRAEGDKKQLDALFATDDGARFFGEFSLGLNPHVDIPMCDTLFDEKIYGSLHFTPGNCYEQSDNGNKSAIHWDLVLIQTADYGGGEVWFDDTLIRKDGEFVIEALAPLTRGALIA